Part of the Methanoregula sp. UBA64 genome, CGGCTCTTTGCGGCTTTTGCCGGGACCCAGCTTGTCGGGGTCGCCCGCTGCTCGCGCCACCCGGACTGCCTCGAAGTGGACGGCGTGTACGTGCTCGAGGAGTACCGGCTCAAGGGATTTGCCCGGTCCATCATGAAGCAGCTGATCGAGGAATGCGGTAAAAACGAGATCCTGTACCTCCATTCCCGGGTCGAACTCGAAGAGTTCTACCGGAGCATGGGCTTTTACGCAATCCCGGAGCCCGGACTGCCAGAGACTATCCGGGACCGGTCCGGATTTATCAGGGGCAGCCTACAGGGAGCAGGGGTCTGCCCGATGAGACGCGACCCGTCTGCAGACAACGGGAAAAAGGACAACTAAACGGGGTGTGTGCAATGGTTCCGTACTGCAGAAACAGGATTGTTTTTTCGGGCACTACACCGGGTGCAGCCGGTTCATTCTCTACCACCGGCCATCAGCAGGCAGGGATCTAGGCAATGATCGAACTGCTCTTCTTCCTCATCCTCGTGCTTTTCGTTCTCGGAACAGCCGTGCCCCTCATCGGAGCCGGTAAGGACCGGCGCGATATCCGGGTCCTCTCCCTTGCCTGCACTGCCGCAGCCTCGGCACTTCTTGCTATCCTCGGCCTTACCCTCCTCCTTACCGGGACAATGCTTGCCGTAACTGTGTGGCAGGCATTCCCGGGCATAGAGATCTCGTTTTTCATCGACCGTCTCGCGGCATTCTTCCTCCTCCTGATCGGCACGGTTGCCGCATGCACGGCGGTTTATGCAACAGGATACGTGGAACACATGGAGGGCGGGAACCGGAGAAACCTCCTCTGCGGGGGCATGGGCCTCTTTGTGCTCGCCATGACTCTCGTGGTTGCTTCGCACACCACATTCTCCTTCCTGTTCTTCTGGGAGCTCATGGCCGCGGTCTCCTTTGTCCTCGTGATGTACGAGTATAAGGATGCCGGGACCACCAAGGCCGGGATCTACTATTTCGTGATGACCCAGCTCTCTACGCTCTTTGTGATGCTCGGGATTATCGCGCTCTTTGTGCTCACCGGCTCCTTTGCCATGGCCCCGCTGCACATTACCCCAGAAACAGCACCGCTTGCCACGGCCGCTTTTTTGGCCCTCTTCTTTGGCTTTGCCATAAAAGCCGGGATCATCCCGTTCCACAAGTGGCTCTTCTTTGCCCACCCGGCAAGCCCATCGCCGGTCTCGGCCCTCATGTCCGCGGTGATGCTCAAGGTGGCAGTGTACGGGCTCCTCCGGTTCCTTCTTGACATATTTTCTCCCGATCTCTGGTGGGGCGTGCTCATCCTGGTCTTTGGGATCGCTTCTGCGGTGCTCGGCGTGATCTATGCCTTCAAGGACCATGACATCAAGGGGCTCCTTGCCTATTCGAGTATCGAGAACATCGGGATCATCTTTACCGGCATCGGCCTCTACGTGATCTTCTCCTGCGAGGGCCTTGCGCTCCTTGCGACCATCAGCCTGCTTGCCGCGCTCTTCCACTCTCTCAACCACGCGCTCTTCAAGGCGCTCCTCTTTTTGACGGCCGGTTCGGTGGTGCATGCCACCGGCACCCGGGACATCGAGAAGATGGGCGGCCTTGCAAAGAAGATGCCCTCCACTTCAGTGCTCTTTTTCACCGGAGCCATTGCAATAGCCGCCCTTCCGCCGTTAAACGGGTTTGCCAGCGAACTTTTGCTCTATATTGCGTTCTTCCAGTCGGTCGCGGTCGTCGACCCGCTCTTAAAAATCCTCCTTTTTATCTGCCTGGCCCTCTTTGCGCTGACAAGCGCCCTCTCGGCGGCCTGCTTTGTCAAGGCGTTCTCCTCGGTATTCCTGGCCCAGCCGCGCTCGGATGCGGCACGGGACGCACACGAAGTATCCCTCCCGATGCTTGCCGGCCCGGCGGTCCTTGCCGCGGCATGTATCATCCTCGGGGTCTTTGCCTGCCAGATCTTCATTGCCGCCGGTTACGTCATCCCCTTCCCGGACCTGCTCCTCGTGAGCCTCCTGCTCCTGTTCATGGCAGGGCTCACGTACCTTGTCCTGTACTTCACCGCATCCCGTGAGACACGGGTAAGCGAGACCTGGGGGTGCGGGACAAAATCGCAGCCCGCAATCACGGAATACACCGGCCACGGCTTCTCCGAGCCGATCGTCACCATCTTCGCCTCGGTCTACCGCACCAAAAAGTCCAGTACAAAAACGTACTCCGATACATCCGACTGCCTCTTTGCCGGGGGAACGGCAGAGATCCGGCTCGTGGCGTTCTTCGAGGAGTACCTCTACCGGCCCCTGGGACGGGCTGCAATGAAGGGTGCATCGGTTGTCGCACGGATGCAGAACGGCTGCCTCGACACCTACCTGCTCTATGTCTTTATTGCGGTAATAGGGGTCATCGTCTTCCTGGGGGTAGCGGCATGATCCCCGACTTTGTCCTCTGCTGCATCCTCAATACGGCGGTTGTCGTCCTCATCTCCCCGCTCTTCGTGAGCCTGGTAAAAAAAGTCAAGGCATGGACTCAAGGAAGGCAGGGGCCGCCGGTCTTCCAGACCTATTACACGCTCGCAAAGCTCCTGAAAAAAGAGACAATCTACTCGTCCCAGGCCTCGTGGGTCTCGCGGGTGGCGCCGTTTGCCTGCATGGCGGCAATCCTCACTGCCTCGCTCTTTGTCCCGCTGGTCTATGTCACGGAACCGTACGGCGGGATTGGGAACATCATCCTGTTCCTGTACCTGCTCGTGGTGGCCCGGTTCTTCATGGCACTTCTGGGTCTCGATGCCGGGAGCGCCTTTGGAGGTATGGGCAGCTCCCGGGAGATGAGCGTATCGGCGGTGATAGAGCCAACCACGATCATCGTCTTTGCCGCACTCGCCTTTGTCTTTAAGACCCTGAACATCTTCGACATGGTGGGGGCCGCGGTCTCCGCAGGGACCCTCAAGACCCCGATCCTGATCCTCCTTGCCATATCGCTCTTTATTATTCTCATTGTCGAGACATCCAGGATCCCGGTCGACAACCCGGAGACCCATCTCGAACTGACCATGATCCACGAAGGCATGATCCTCGAACAGTCCGGGAAGAACCTTGCGCTCATGGAGCTCTCTGCAGCCATCAAGCAGACGCTCCTTATGGCGCTCCTCATCAACCTCATCGTGCCATGGGGGATTGCGACAACGCTGTCCGCCGCAGCCATTCTTGCCGCAGCCATTTTCTTTATCGTAAAGGGGAGCATCCTCGCACTTATCATCGGGCTTTTTGAGTCCTCGATGGCAAAGATGCGGTTCTTCCGGCTCCCGGGCCTCTTCATGATGGCGTTCTTCTTCTCGACCTTAATTATCATCATCGAGGTGTTCGCATGACCGATCCCGCATTCTTTGACGGTGTTATCAAGATCCTCTTTGTCTGCGTGCTCATCACGGCCGCGTACATCATCACGACAAAGAACCTCATCTCGCTCGTACGGGTCTACGCGCTCCAGTCGCTGGTGCTCGTTGCGATAGCAACCGCCCTCTTCTGGTACGAGGGGGCACTCGTCCTTGCCGGGATTGCGATCGTGACCCTTGTTACAAAAGTGATCGTTATCCCGTACTTCATCGCGGCCGTACAGGAGAAGATCCGGATAAAGCGGGATATCGAGTTCCATTTCTTAAGCCCGACAAGTTCGCTCCTAATCTCGATCGCGCTCATGCTCGCCATCTATATCGCGCTCTCGAACGTCCTTGCCGGGACCCCGGCGAAGGGGAGCCTCTTTTTCTTTGGGGCGGTAATCGGGCTCTCCCTTGTCCTCATGGGCATGATGGTCACATTCTCCCGGAAAAAGGCGGTAACAAAAGTCCTCGGCTACCTCTCGATGGAGAACGGGGTCCTGCTCTTTGGTCTCTTTGCCACCGAGCTCCCGTTCATCATCGAGTTTTTGATCGTGATCGACCTCATCATCCTCGTGATCTTAACGACTATCCTGACGATCGGGATCGATTCCACGCTTGAGGAGTACCACAACCGGCTCCACCGGTTCTACCTCTGGGAAGAGCAGGAGGAATCGCCATGATCCTGCTTGCCTACGTGCTCTGCACCGCACTCGCCATCGCCGGCATCGCGCTCTCGCACACCCACCGGCAGATGAACGCGGCAGCCATCGGCCTTGCCGCGGCCTTTGCGGCGATCACGGGATACATCCTCCTCTGCGTGCAGGTGCCGGTTGACACGTTCCTTATCGGGAACGGCTACTTCTTTATCGACCACCTCGGCCTTTTCGAGGTTGCCGTGGCTGCTGCCATCTTCCTTTTGGCCGCCGTCTATGCCCGGGGCTATGTGGAGAACCTGATCATAAGCCACGAGCTCGAAGCCGGGAGCCTGAAGCTCTTTTACGGGGCATGGTGCCTGCTCGAACTGGTCATCGTCCTTGCGTTCTATGCCGACAACCTCGCGCTTTTCTGGATCTTTGCCGAGATGACCACGATCATCTCTGCAATGCTGGTCGCCATCCTCTCGGCAAAGGAAAACATCGACGCCGCGCTCAAGTACATCTTCGTTGCCTCGGTCTCGATGCTGATCGCCTTTGCCGGGCTCATCTTCCTCTTCGAGATCGCCCGTTCGGCAACCGGCACCGGCACCCTCAACTGGACGGAGCTTATCCGGCAGGCTCCCCTGTTCCCGCCGGGCATGGTGATCGCTGCCTTTGCTCTCGTCTTTGTCGGGTTTGCCGCTAAATCGGGGATATTCCCGTTCCATACGTGGCTCCCCGAAGCACATGCAAAGGCCCCCTCTGCGGTGAGCGCAGTCCTCTCGGGCGTGCTCCTGAACGTGGGCATCTACGGGATCATCCGGGTCTTTGCCATCGTGCACCGGACTCCGGCCACCACAACCGCGGCAATGCTCGTCCTCTTCTTTGGGGTCTGCACGATTGGTATCGCAGCGATCTCGATGCTCCCCGAGAAGAACTTAAAAAAACTGATCGCGTTCTCGAGCATCGAGAACATGGGCATCCTGCTCGTCGGGATTGCGGTGGCAACGCCGCTTGCGATCTTCTGGGTGCTCTTCCACGTGATGGCCCATGCGTTCACGAAAGCCTCGCTCTTCTTCTCGGCCGGCATCCTGCACCGGCAGTACAGGAGCCACTTATCCGCAGATGCGCCCGACGAGATCCGGGACGTGTTCCGGTTCCAGCCGTTTGCCGCATGGGGGATCATCCTCGGGGGTCTCGCTATCATCGGCATGCCGCCGTTTGCGGTCTTCTTCTCCAAGTTCTTCATCCTCGTCTCGCTCGGGGCACTCTCGCTGTGGGTGCTCGTGCCTGTCCTTGCCCTGCTCTTTGTGGCCGCGGCGGCGCTCGGGTACTTCGTGATCCGGTCGTTCTCCCGGGTCACTCCCGAGGGTGAACCCATGGACCTCGAACAATACCATACGCCGCTTTCCATGAAGGCCCCCATCGCGATCCTGCTTGCCGTAATCCTGCTGCTCGCATTTCTCTTCCCGATGGGAGGCACCGCGTACCTGAACCAGATTGTAACGGAGCTGATGTTTGCATGACCCCGTCCTCCCATGAAGACACTGCATCCCGGGCTATCCGGGAGATCCTCGGCGATGAGGCTCCTGGCAG contains:
- a CDS encoding proton-conducting transporter membrane subunit; the encoded protein is MIELLFFLILVLFVLGTAVPLIGAGKDRRDIRVLSLACTAAASALLAILGLTLLLTGTMLAVTVWQAFPGIEISFFIDRLAAFFLLLIGTVAACTAVYATGYVEHMEGGNRRNLLCGGMGLFVLAMTLVVASHTTFSFLFFWELMAAVSFVLVMYEYKDAGTTKAGIYYFVMTQLSTLFVMLGIIALFVLTGSFAMAPLHITPETAPLATAAFLALFFGFAIKAGIIPFHKWLFFAHPASPSPVSALMSAVMLKVAVYGLLRFLLDIFSPDLWWGVLILVFGIASAVLGVIYAFKDHDIKGLLAYSSIENIGIIFTGIGLYVIFSCEGLALLATISLLAALFHSLNHALFKALLFLTAGSVVHATGTRDIEKMGGLAKKMPSTSVLFFTGAIAIAALPPLNGFASELLLYIAFFQSVAVVDPLLKILLFICLALFALTSALSAACFVKAFSSVFLAQPRSDAARDAHEVSLPMLAGPAVLAAACIILGVFACQIFIAAGYVIPFPDLLLVSLLLLFMAGLTYLVLYFTASRETRVSETWGCGTKSQPAITEYTGHGFSEPIVTIFASVYRTKKSSTKTYSDTSDCLFAGGTAEIRLVAFFEEYLYRPLGRAAMKGASVVARMQNGCLDTYLLYVFIAVIGVIVFLGVAA
- a CDS encoding respiratory chain complex I subunit 1 family protein, producing the protein MIPDFVLCCILNTAVVVLISPLFVSLVKKVKAWTQGRQGPPVFQTYYTLAKLLKKETIYSSQASWVSRVAPFACMAAILTASLFVPLVYVTEPYGGIGNIILFLYLLVVARFFMALLGLDAGSAFGGMGSSREMSVSAVIEPTTIIVFAALAFVFKTLNIFDMVGAAVSAGTLKTPILILLAISLFIILIVETSRIPVDNPETHLELTMIHEGMILEQSGKNLALMELSAAIKQTLLMALLINLIVPWGIATTLSAAAILAAAIFFIVKGSILALIIGLFESSMAKMRFFRLPGLFMMAFFFSTLIIIIEVFA
- a CDS encoding hydrogenase subunit, producing MTDPAFFDGVIKILFVCVLITAAYIITTKNLISLVRVYALQSLVLVAIATALFWYEGALVLAGIAIVTLVTKVIVIPYFIAAVQEKIRIKRDIEFHFLSPTSSLLISIALMLAIYIALSNVLAGTPAKGSLFFFGAVIGLSLVLMGMMVTFSRKKAVTKVLGYLSMENGVLLFGLFATELPFIIEFLIVIDLIILVILTTILTIGIDSTLEEYHNRLHRFYLWEEQEESP
- a CDS encoding proton-conducting transporter membrane subunit; this encodes MILLAYVLCTALAIAGIALSHTHRQMNAAAIGLAAAFAAITGYILLCVQVPVDTFLIGNGYFFIDHLGLFEVAVAAAIFLLAAVYARGYVENLIISHELEAGSLKLFYGAWCLLELVIVLAFYADNLALFWIFAEMTTIISAMLVAILSAKENIDAALKYIFVASVSMLIAFAGLIFLFEIARSATGTGTLNWTELIRQAPLFPPGMVIAAFALVFVGFAAKSGIFPFHTWLPEAHAKAPSAVSAVLSGVLLNVGIYGIIRVFAIVHRTPATTTAAMLVLFFGVCTIGIAAISMLPEKNLKKLIAFSSIENMGILLVGIAVATPLAIFWVLFHVMAHAFTKASLFFSAGILHRQYRSHLSADAPDEIRDVFRFQPFAAWGIILGGLAIIGMPPFAVFFSKFFILVSLGALSLWVLVPVLALLFVAAAALGYFVIRSFSRVTPEGEPMDLEQYHTPLSMKAPIAILLAVILLLAFLFPMGGTAYLNQIVTELMFA